Genomic DNA from Acidobacteriota bacterium:
CGGCGGCGCCGGCAAGCCCGAAGCGCGCCGCGACGTGCACGCCCGCGTCCGCGCGGTCCGGCTGCGCGGCGCCGAGATTCTGGCCCGCCACCACCGCGGCGGCGCCCATCAGGCCGACGCTGGTCCACGTGACGAGCGAGAACAGCTGGGAATACGAAACGGCGAACGCCGCCTGCGCGGCCGCGCTCTCGGCGAGCGATCCGATGAACGAGAGGAGGAGCACGCCGCCGATATTCATCGCGATGCCCTGGAAGCCGGCAGGCAGCCCGAACCGGAACAGGGATCGGACGATCGACCAGTCGGGACGCAGGTGCCTGCCGCGCGGAAACCTCACGACCCATCCGCCGCGCCAGATCCTCGCCACACCGTACAGCGCCACCATCCCGGAGGCGATGCAGGTTCCCATCGCCGCGCCTGCCGTGCCGAACGCCGGCACGGGGCCCATCCCGCGAATCAACAACACGTTGAACGCGACGTTCAGCACGGTGAGCGCGATGCCCAGCCGCATCGGGGTTCGGGCGTCACCGGCGGAGCGGAGCGCGCCGCCGAGCATGAAGAACACGAGCATGCCCGCGCTGAACACGAACATGATCCGGAGAAACGGCAGCGCCTCGGCCTGGACGGCGGGCGCCGCGTTGACCAGGTCGAGCAGGTACGGCGAGAGGAGGTAGCCGACCGGCGCCATCACGCCGAGCGAGAGCAGCGTGGCGGTGAGGAACGCCTGGTACACCGTGCGATCGACCATCTCCTCGTCGCCGGCGCCGACAAAGCGCGCCACGAGCACGTTCATCCCGGTGAACAGCGACGAGATGAACATGATCACGACCAGGAACATCTGCCAGCTGACGCCGATCGCCGCGTTGCCGGTGAAGCCGACGAAGTTGCCGACGAGCACGTGATCGAGGATGCCCTGCAGGCCGCCGACGATGTTGGTGAGCATGGTCGGCCAGGCCAGCCTCCAGACGGCGGATCGCAGCGGTCCTTCGACGATCGAGCGGTCGTAGCGTCCAGCGGGTGCGGGCATGAAGCTCCTATGCGTATGCCTACGTGAGCGCCCGTGGCGGCGATGGTGGCGCGCGAACCGATACGCCCCTCACGCCGCGCCCGCAACCCAGGCGTGGCGGCCCACCGAACCGCGGATGGCCACCTCGCCGAATCGATGGTCGTGCCGCTGCCGGGCGATCGCGCCTCGCGCGGTCACCACGTACCGATGACCGCCGGCGAGCATCGTGAAGGCCCACCCCGTTTTCGCCGGCGTCGCATACCATGCGCCGGCGTCGGTTGCGCCGCGCGTCGATCGGTTGATTAGGATCTCGCGCTGGCCTCGCCGGAAGGCCTTCGAAGAAATCAGGTTGACGACGCCGCTTTGTGGGTGGGGAGCGTCAGCTGTTGTTCGAAGAGCACGAGCGCGAGGGCCAGGTCGGTCGACACTCTCTCAGTATAGTGATCCAGTGATCCGGGGCAGGGAAAAGGGGGACAGTCACACTTTCCGGACGAAGCTCACGGAAAGTGTGACTGTCCCCCTTTTCCGCCCCAGCGGACGAGGTGGCATTGCGTATGCCTGCGCACGGCTGCGCTTGCGGGGTCCTGCGCGGGCCATGCGTTGCATGGTGTAATGAGCGGTATGGCAATTGGGGGATGGCTGCGCGCCCTGGAGACCATCGGCGGCCTTGTGGACATGGGGCAGCGCCTGCGCCGGCCGCCGGCACCGCGCGTGTCGTCGCCGGGTGACGCGCTGTCGACGGGCGCTCACGCGCCTGGGATGCCGGAGGCGGCCGGTGGCCTCGAGGCGCGTCTGGCCGGTGTGCTCGTGGCGGCCTTGAAGGAGGCGTTCGACCGCGACCGCACGCGCCTGGAACTCGAGCAGTCGCAGCTCGACGCGGAACGGCGCCGCGCGGAAGAGGCGATGCGCCTGGAGTTGCGCCGGCAGGCAGGAGACCGCGCCGTCGGTCACGCGCGGCTGCTGGTCACGCTCGCCGTTGCCGGGTGGCTCGCCTCGGCGCTGCTGCTCGTGTTCGTTCCCGGTGCGCGCGCGATGCCGGCGCGCGGCGTGCTCGCGCTTGGATGGGTGCTTCTGCTCGGTTGCGCGGGTACCGCCTTTGCGTCCTACTACCAGGCCGCTGCGTGGCTCGGCCGATTACGACCGGGCGCCGCCGACCCCGGCGATGTCCCGTCGGAGATGACGGGGCGCGCCTCGGGCATTCTCCTCATCACGGGGCTTGCGGTGGTCGCCGCGGCGCTCCTGCTGGCACTCTGACGCATGGCCACGATCGAACCGCATCCGGCCGCCGCCGCCGTCGAACACGATCCGCGCGGCTTCATCACCGACTTCGACCTGTACCTCTTCAACGAGGGGAATCACCTGCACGCGTTCGACAAGCTCGGGGCGCACCCTGAAACGGGCGCGCGGACGGGCGTCCACTTCGCCGTGTGGGCGCCGAATTCGGATCGCGTCGCGGTGGTCGGCGACTTCAACGGCTGGAGCGGCGCGCACCACGTGCTGCGGCCGCTCGGATCGAGCGGCGTGTGGTACGGGTTCATCCCCGGCCTCGGCTGCGGCGAGCGCTACAAGTACGAGATCCGATCGCGGCAGACCGGCGCGCTGCTCCAGAAGGTGGATCCCTACGCGTTCTATTTCGAAGTGCCGCCCGCCTCCGCGTCGATCGTGTGGGGCTGCCCGAAGTACGACTGGCGCGATGGGGACTGGATGCAGATGCGCCGCGGCTGGGAGGGCTGGTTCCAGCGGCCGATGTCGATCTACGAGGTGCACCTCGGGTCCTGGCGGCGCGTTCCGGAAGAGGGAAACCGGTTCCTGACGTACCGCGAGCTGGCGGAGCAGCTCGTGCCGTACGTCAAGGAGCTCGGCTGCACGCACCTGGAGCTGCTGCCCGTGATGGAGCATCCGTTCGCGGGCTCGTGGGGCTACCAGGTGATCGGGTACTACGCGCCGACGAGCCGCTTCGGGACGCCCGAGGACTTCAAGTGCCTCGTCGACGAGTGCCACCGGCACGGGCTGGGCGTCATCCTCGACTGGGTGCCCGGTCATGTTCCCAAGGACGCGCACGGCCTGGCGCAGTTCGACGGGACCGCGCTGTACGAGCACTCGGACCCGAGGCAGGGAGAGCACCGCGACTGGGGCACGCTCATCTTCAACTACGGCCGGCACGAGGTGCGGAACTTTTTGCTGTCGAACGCGCTTTACTGGTTGAAGGAGTTCCACGTGGACGGCCTGCGCGTGGACGCGGTGGCGTCGATGCTGTACCTGGATTACTCGCGGAACCCCGGCGAGTGGGTGCCGAACCGGTTCGGCGGGCGCGAGAACCTCGACGCGATTGAGTTCCTCCGGCAACTCAACGCGGTGACGCACAGCGAGGCGCCCGGCAGCATCATGGTGGCCGAGGAGTCCACCGCGTTCCCGGCGGTCAGCCGGCCCACCTACGTCGGCGGGCTCGGCTTCACCTACAAGTGGAACATGGGGTGGAT
This window encodes:
- a CDS encoding MATE family efflux transporter yields the protein MPAPAGRYDRSIVEGPLRSAVWRLAWPTMLTNIVGGLQGILDHVLVGNFVGFTGNAAIGVSWQMFLVVIMFISSLFTGMNVLVARFVGAGDEEMVDRTVYQAFLTATLLSLGVMAPVGYLLSPYLLDLVNAAPAVQAEALPFLRIMFVFSAGMLVFFMLGGALRSAGDARTPMRLGIALTVLNVAFNVLLIRGMGPVPAFGTAGAAMGTCIASGMVALYGVARIWRGGWVVRFPRGRHLRPDWSIVRSLFRFGLPAGFQGIAMNIGGVLLLSFIGSLAESAAAQAAFAVSYSQLFSLVTWTSVGLMGAAAVVAGQNLGAAQPDRADAGVHVAARFGLAGAAAIGSLFLFLPRQLLAIFGMNEPVVVEIGVELLRVLSVSGLLIAVALTYTGCLQGTGDTRSPLFISIVSQIIVPLGICVLIQQAGRLDALDIWLAILAGHATRCALSVWRFNQGRWREITIDVRPDER
- the glgB gene encoding 1,4-alpha-glucan branching protein GlgB; translation: MATIEPHPAAAAVEHDPRGFITDFDLYLFNEGNHLHAFDKLGAHPETGARTGVHFAVWAPNSDRVAVVGDFNGWSGAHHVLRPLGSSGVWYGFIPGLGCGERYKYEIRSRQTGALLQKVDPYAFYFEVPPASASIVWGCPKYDWRDGDWMQMRRGWEGWFQRPMSIYEVHLGSWRRVPEEGNRFLTYRELAEQLVPYVKELGCTHLELLPVMEHPFAGSWGYQVIGYYAPTSRFGTPEDFKCLVDECHRHGLGVILDWVPGHVPKDAHGLAQFDGTALYEHSDPRQGEHRDWGTLIFNYGRHEVRNFLLSNALYWLKEFHVDGLRVDAVASMLYLDYSRNPGEWVPNRFGGRENLDAIEFLRQLNAVTHSEAPGSIMVAEESTAFPAVSRPTYVGGLGFTYKWNMGWMNDILQYISKDPVYRRYEHRHLTFSLLYAFTENFILPFSHDEVVHGKASMIDKIPGDAWRKAATLRALYGFMYAHPGKKLLFMGQEFGQWREWNHDESLDWHLFGEGPHHAGLHRYVQALNWVYARERALHAIDFDPNGFQWIDCNDSENSVVSFLRKARDPREYVVALLNFTPVPREGYRIGVPEAGFYEELLNSDSAYFGGGDVGNGGGLHTEPIPSHGWEQSLRLTLPPLGCLYLKIRR